From a single Photobacterium gaetbulicola Gung47 genomic region:
- a CDS encoding hypothetical protein (COG0223), whose translation MRNLVVLLLAIFITACGGGSGGDADSSGKETGTKFDGLFQSGEVVMLVDKNNAGKVLISDGTTIFYFDNIYTLANELRLTGAAVISDGLYFYEPSQVVSIFYEGNTARVSTTINGDPFVYSFDRQTDKLRPLDSLVGTFTDPMTGDSWSLDSAANLTINADCTLSGKLISEVSFYHTVDVDASGCSNSGFDGSYKGMAFNVTVDSTKYLAGFIYNDAKEAYMWGSVPLN comes from the coding sequence ATGAGAAATCTAGTTGTACTGTTACTCGCTATTTTTATCACTGCATGTGGCGGCGGCTCTGGTGGCGATGCTGACAGCTCAGGCAAAGAAACCGGCACGAAGTTCGATGGTCTATTTCAATCTGGTGAAGTTGTCATGCTGGTTGATAAAAACAATGCAGGCAAAGTGCTTATCTCAGATGGCACCACCATTTTTTACTTTGACAATATCTACACGCTTGCCAATGAACTCAGGCTAACGGGAGCAGCTGTTATTTCTGATGGGCTCTATTTCTATGAACCTAGCCAAGTTGTCAGCATTTTCTATGAAGGTAATACTGCTAGAGTTTCAACGACTATCAACGGCGACCCGTTTGTATACTCGTTTGATCGACAAACCGATAAGCTTAGACCATTGGATAGCCTTGTTGGTACCTTCACTGATCCAATGACTGGTGACTCTTGGTCACTGGACAGTGCCGCGAACCTGACAATCAACGCTGACTGCACATTGTCCGGCAAGCTAATCAGTGAAGTGTCGTTCTATCACACGGTCGATGTTGATGCTTCGGGATGTTCAAACTCTGGATTTGATGGCAGCTACAAAGGTATGGCATTTAATGTGACTGTGGACAGCACCAAATACTTGGCAGGTTTCATCTATAACGATGCTAAAGAAGCTTATATGTGGGGCTCTGTTCCGCTAAATTAA
- a CDS encoding hypothetical protein (COG2175) has translation MKFGISQDGSDDLLEYPINQVKSLLYREASNVRHYENLKFLMNCYKTQHEAEQVLNFYYRGKLPPLPPIHLQLGGLSMNDPYLIACGTTNFDVFSIYMMNLCSLFGIQKFLNQGNEYDDIKKRAQEVKELIYNERNEWLPKPVKLWRNKVAAHYAAADPQKNDNVLTLMDSLSAVPQYKFPRYTVASMNIVVDGKTSQLQEWSVTRVYDDLTDKLSLRPLVPLINTRLVGPNGEKDPLLTSS, from the coding sequence ATGAAATTTGGTATATCTCAAGATGGAAGTGATGATTTACTTGAATATCCGATCAATCAAGTGAAATCTCTTTTGTATCGTGAAGCTAGTAATGTTAGACATTATGAAAACTTAAAGTTTTTAATGAATTGCTATAAAACGCAGCACGAAGCAGAACAGGTATTGAATTTCTACTATCGAGGGAAACTACCTCCTTTACCACCTATACACTTACAGTTAGGTGGGTTAAGTATGAATGACCCATACTTAATTGCTTGTGGTACAACAAATTTTGATGTGTTCAGCATTTACATGATGAACTTATGCTCCCTCTTTGGTATTCAGAAGTTCCTCAATCAGGGAAATGAATACGATGACATCAAGAAGCGCGCACAAGAAGTAAAAGAACTCATATACAACGAACGCAATGAGTGGCTACCCAAGCCTGTCAAATTATGGCGAAACAAAGTGGCTGCTCACTATGCTGCGGCAGATCCTCAGAAAAACGATAATGTGCTGACTTTAATGGATTCATTGTCAGCTGTGCCTCAGTACAAGTTTCCTCGTTATACTGTAGCTTCAATGAATATTGTAGTTGACGGTAAAACCTCGCAATTGCAAGAGTGGTCTGTAACTCGTGTATATGATGATCTTACTGACAAGCTATCATTGCGTCCGTTAGTTCCACTTATTAACACTCGTTTAGTCGGACCGAATGGTGAAAAAGATCCTTTGCTGACTAGTTCATAG